From Rutidosis leptorrhynchoides isolate AG116_Rl617_1_P2 unplaced genomic scaffold, CSIRO_AGI_Rlap_v1 contig176, whole genome shotgun sequence, a single genomic window includes:
- the LOC139881613 gene encoding receptor-like protein 6 produces MKRTPFDLLVVFLTMISLHFASSETLPSTSSTKCHEQERSALLEFKHSFFDAKSLDCGPYDRRPKLESWKLEDRDCCDWKGVDCDERMGYVTGLDLSESCLSGSINSKASLFRLAHLQSLNLASNDFNYSQIPSAIGDLVELMSLNLSRSNFGGQIPSQVLKLTNLTSLDLSWNYLQGTFPTTIFELPRLQLLDLRLNPELSGHLPEFHLGSPIKSLSFWGTNISGNIPSSIGNLTQLTMLNFGFNRLSGEIPSSLGKLIQLSYLDLGMNLLSGEIPASLTNLTNLTFLDLHENQLTGQILAEITGLIRLTHLDLSLNRLTGPIPKNISNLESLDYLDLQSNNLNGTLRLDVILKLQNLTTLQLSFNKFSSIIEPGMNASLPNLSILSLASSSSSELPIFLSYQSRLIWLDLSQNRIYGPIPPWFLNVSTSQLLFLNLSGNSITSITALNWSNLVTLDLRYNDIQGLLPLPPKSIKSYLVSNNNLSGEISPEICQLSYIHILDLSKNKLSGVIPPCLSNLSNTLSILSLNGNDLYGRFTQLQNDVCQLTVIDVSDNQLQGLLPRGLANCSYLEFLNIENNHIVDTFPSWMGSLSYLMVLILRSNRFHGAVGEHEAHDQFPNLRIVDLSMNNFSGSLPSEYFDMWSAMKVHGANYYDCSMTITNKGILMKYERISRYLNVIDLSSNNFTGEIPNSVGSLTELHMLNLSNNALTGSIPLSLANLTELESLDLSSNKLSGMIPPALAQLNFLAFFNVSDNHLSGPIPQVNQFHTFENDSYEGNLGLCGVPLTKKCGDPIEAPLAPPSGAFAEEIDWKIVLMGFGSGLVIGVVMGLNTTFKIEHWFLRLYRGSQQRRMHQIRFV; encoded by the exons ATGAAACGAACGCCATTTGATCTCTTGGTCGTTTTCCTCACCATGATTTCACTCCACTTTGCTTCCTCTGAGACATTGCCTTCGACGAGCTCAACAAAGTGCCATGAGCAGGAGCGGTCTGCCTTGTTAGAATTCAAACACTCTTTCTTCGATGCAAAGTCCTTAGATTGCGGGCCTTATGACCGTCGGCCGAAGCTAGAATCGTGGAAGCTGGAAGACAGGGATTGTTGTGATTGGAAGGGCGTGGATTGTGATGAAAGGATGGGATATGTGACCGGCCTCGACCTTAGTGAAAGTTGTCTCTCCGGTTCTATCAACTCGAAGGCCAGCCTCTTCCGCCTCGCTCATTTGCAAAGCCTCAATCTCGCCTCGAACGACTTCAATTACTCTCAAATACCGTCCGCCATAGGTGATCTAGTGGAGTTGATGAGCCTGAACCTCTCTCGGTCCAACTTCGGAGGTCAAATCCCATCTCAAGTCCTGAAGTTGACTAACTTGACCTCCCTCGATCTCTCTTGGAACT ACTTGCAAGGGACATTCCCGACAACCATCTTCGAGCTGCCAAGGCTACAACTTCTTGATTTAAGGCTCAATCCAGAGCTGTCAGGTCATTTGCCTGAGTTTCACTTGGGCAGTCCCATTAAGTCATTGTCTTTTTGGGGGACCAATATTTCAGGGAACATTCCATCTTCAATAGGTAACCTCACTCAACTTACCATGTTGAATTTTGGATTTAACAGACTCTCGGGTGAAATCCCATCTTCCCTAGGGAAGCTCATCCAACTCTCATATTTGGATCTTGGAATGAATCTACTCTCTGGGGAAATTCCTGCTTCATTGACTAACCTCACTAACCTCACTTTCTTAGATCTCCATGAGAATCAGTTAACTGGTCAAATTCTAGCTGAGATCACTGGCCTCATTCGGTTAACTCATCTTGACCTATCATTAAATAGATTAACTGGCCCAATTCCTAAAAACATCTCTAACCTCGAGAGTCTTGATTACCTAGACTTGCAATCAAACAATCTGAATGGTACTTTGCGGCTAGATGTGATACTCAAACTTCAAAATCTAACGACTTTGCAACTCTCATTCAATAAATTCTCGTCGATTATCGAACCCGGCATGAACGCTAGCCTTCCAAACTTGTCTATTCTCAGCTTGGCTTCTAGCAGCTCAAGTGAGCTCCCCATCTTCCTATCATACCAAAGTAGGTTGATTTGGCTAGACCTATCCCAAAATAGAATTTATGGGCCGATACCTCCGTGGTTCTTAAATGTGAGTACGTCGCAATTGCTATTTTTGAATCTTTCCGGAAACTCAATTACTAGTATCACAGCTTTGAATTGGTCAAATCTTGTCACATTGGATCTCAGGTACAACGATATACAAGGATTACTTCCCCTTCCCCCAAAGTCCATTAAATCCTACCTTGTCTCGAATAACAATTTATCTGGAGAAATTTCACCGGAGATATGCCAGTTAAGCTATATTCACATACTTGATTTGTCCAAGAACAAGTTGTCTGGTGTTATTCCACCATGTTTGAGCAATTTGAGCAATACCCTTTCCATCTTGAGTTTGAATGGCAATGATTTATATGGAAGATTTACTCAATTGCAAAATGACGTATGTCAGTTGACAGTGATAGATGTGAGTGATAACCAGCTACAAGGGTTGCTGCCACGGGGATTAGCTAATTGTAGCTATCTGGAATTTCTCAATATTGAAAATAATCATATTGTTGACACATTTCCTTCATGGATGGGCTCGCTTTCTTATTTGATGGTGCTCATTTTACGTTCCAATAGATTTCATGGAGCCGTAGGGGAACATGAAGCTCATGACCAGTTTCCTAACCTACGAATTGTTGATCTATCTATGAACAACTTCTCGGGTAGCCTTCCATCTGAATACTTTGATATGTGGAGTGCCATGAAAGTCCACGGTGCAAATTAC TACGACTGCTCAATGACAATAACCAACAAAGGCATTTTAATGAAGTATGAAAGGATATCGAGATACCTCAATGTGATTGATCTTTCGAGCAACAACTTTACTGGGGAAATCCCGAATTCTGTTGGAAGTTTAACTGAACTTCATATGCTCAATCTCTCCAACAATGCTCTTACCGGCTCCATCCCTTTGTCCCTGGCGAATTTGACCGAATTGGAGTCTCTTGACCTTTCAAGCAATAAGCTCTCGGGAATGATCCCTCCAGCACTAGCCCAACTCAATTTCCTTGCTTTCTTCAATGTCTCAGACAACCATCTTTCTGGGCCCATACCTCAGGTGAATCAGTTCCATACATTTGAGAATGACTCCTATGAAGGGAACTTAGGACTATGTGGAGTTCCTCTGACAAAGAAATGTGGAGATCCTATTGAAGCGCCCTTGGCACCACCATCTGGTGCATTCGCTGAAGAGATTGACTGGAAGATTGTCCTAATGGGTTTTGGAAGCGGGCTGGTCATTGGCGTGGTTATGGGGCTAAACACGACTTTCAAAATTGAACATTGGTTCCTTAGGTTGTATAGAGGATCGCAACAAAGACGGATGCACCAAATAAGGTTTGTGTGA